In a single window of the Leptospira harrisiae genome:
- a CDS encoding NAD-dependent succinate-semialdehyde dehydrogenase yields the protein MKYIKDKDLFRQENFIGGVWCPAENKKEILVHNPANGEVIGNIPHSTENDTANAILSAKKALSDWKSRPAKERAGILRKWFQLLMDNQEDLALIMTQEQGKPLTEARGEIAYAASYIEWFGEEAKRSYGDIIPSHRKDTRILVLKEPIGVVGTITPWNFPAAMLARKVAPALAAGCTVVSKPAELTPYSALAMAVLAERAGLPKGVWNVLVGDPIKIGKTILESKEVRKLSFTGSTKTGIYLMEKSAATLKKLSLELGGNAPFIVFEDADMDEAIKGAMLSKYRNTGQTCVCVNRFLVHASVAEVFSKKLAEKAKELVVANGMEPNAQQGPLINDAALTKVKSHIADAISKGAKVLTGGKEHSLGGNFFEPTVLYPVNSSMVVTKEETFGPVSCIQTFQTEEEAIQLANDTDFGLASYLYTKDMARIFRVAEQLEYGMVGINEGLISSEQVPFGGVKFSGMGREGSKYGLDDYTVTKYLCLGGIT from the coding sequence ATGAAATACATCAAAGACAAAGACCTTTTCCGACAAGAAAACTTCATAGGTGGGGTTTGGTGCCCTGCAGAAAACAAAAAAGAAATTTTAGTGCATAACCCTGCAAACGGTGAAGTCATTGGAAACATTCCTCATTCAACAGAGAATGATACGGCAAATGCCATCCTATCTGCAAAAAAAGCACTCTCTGATTGGAAATCAAGGCCTGCAAAAGAAAGGGCAGGAATATTACGCAAATGGTTCCAACTTTTGATGGACAACCAAGAAGACCTAGCTCTCATCATGACCCAAGAACAAGGTAAGCCCCTAACGGAAGCTAGGGGAGAGATTGCTTACGCAGCATCTTATATCGAATGGTTCGGCGAAGAAGCAAAACGTTCTTATGGGGATATCATTCCATCTCACAGAAAAGATACAAGAATCCTTGTATTAAAAGAACCTATCGGTGTGGTGGGGACCATTACACCATGGAATTTTCCAGCAGCCATGCTTGCCAGAAAAGTGGCACCGGCCCTGGCCGCAGGTTGCACTGTTGTGTCAAAACCGGCGGAACTCACACCCTACTCTGCACTAGCAATGGCAGTTCTCGCGGAAAGAGCAGGACTCCCCAAAGGCGTATGGAATGTGTTAGTGGGTGATCCAATTAAAATTGGAAAAACCATTTTAGAAAGTAAAGAAGTTCGTAAACTGAGTTTTACTGGTTCCACAAAAACTGGGATCTATTTAATGGAAAAATCCGCGGCCACTTTAAAAAAACTTTCACTCGAGTTAGGTGGGAATGCACCATTTATAGTCTTTGAAGATGCAGACATGGACGAGGCCATCAAAGGCGCCATGTTATCCAAATATAGAAACACAGGACAAACTTGTGTTTGTGTGAATCGTTTTCTAGTACATGCCTCCGTTGCTGAAGTGTTTTCTAAAAAATTAGCAGAGAAAGCTAAGGAACTTGTGGTCGCCAATGGAATGGAACCAAATGCACAACAAGGCCCGCTGATAAACGATGCAGCTCTCACAAAAGTGAAATCACATATTGCTGATGCCATTTCCAAAGGTGCAAAAGTTCTCACAGGTGGGAAGGAACACAGTCTTGGTGGGAATTTTTTTGAACCCACCGTACTTTATCCGGTAAATTCATCCATGGTTGTCACAAAAGAAGAAACCTTTGGACCAGTTTCATGCATCCAAACCTTTCAAACAGAAGAAGAAGCCATCCAATTGGCCAACGACACTGACTTTGGACTCGCTTCCTATTTGTATACAAAAGATATGGCTCGCATTTTTAGAGTCGCCGAACAACTAGAATACGGAATGGTGGGAATTAACGAAGGACTCATATCTTCAGAACAAGTTCCTTTCGGTGGTGTCAAATTTTCAGGAATGGGACGCGAAGGTTCTAAATACGGACTCGATGATTATACAGTAACCAAATATCTCTGCCTCGGAGGAATCACATGA